The following coding sequences are from one Musa acuminata AAA Group cultivar baxijiao chromosome BXJ2-4, Cavendish_Baxijiao_AAA, whole genome shotgun sequence window:
- the LOC103981906 gene encoding transcription factor BHLH089 isoform X2 produces the protein MDPPPLMPQLPEMWRFPMVAAPPPSASGPRAGRTGGDASVAGSTVTEQSGRSRGRRRRGDPPPGRAAEDESSKLESTSSGDDLTDTEAKRLKTFKSTDENDDIKTEAEASLGISSKLADQNPQPPEAPKQDYIHVRARRGQATDSHSLAERARREKISERMKILQDLVPGCNKVIGKASVLDEIINYIQALQRQVEFNAQPYDTTSSLAFSSQATREYEQVSGTEWLHMQVGSAFKRVT, from the exons ATGGATCCGCCGCCATTGATGCCGCAGCTGCCGGAGATGTGGCGGTTCCCGATGGTCGCGGCGCCGCCGCCCTCGGCATCGGGGCCCAGGGCTGGGCGGACGGGCGGCGACGCCTCTGTGGCGGGGTCCACGGTCACGGAGCAGAGCGGGCGGAGTAGGGGGCGGCGGCGACGGGGGGACCCTCCCCCCGGTCGCGCCGCCGAGGACGAGTCCTCCAAGCTTGAGTCTACCAGCAGCGGGGACGACCTG ACTGATACTGAGGCTAAACGTCTAAAGACCTTTAAGTCTACTGATGAAAATGACGATATAAAAACTGAGGCTGAGGCAAGTTTGGGCATCTCTAGCAAGCTAGCTGACCAAAATCCTCAACCTCCTGAGGCACCAAAGCAAGATTATATCCATGTGAGAGCCAGAAGAGGTCAAGCGACGGATAGTCACAGCCTGGCAGAAAGA GCAAGGAGAGAAAAGATAAGCGAGAGAATGAAGATTCTCCAGGATCTGGTGCCTGGTTGTAACAAG GTAATTGGTAAAGCATCGGTTCTTGATGAGATAATAAACTATATTCAGGCTCTACAGCGTCAGGTTGAG tTTAATGCTCAGCCATATGATACTACCTCTAGTTTGGCATTCAGCTCGCAAGCAACAAGGGAATATGAGCAAGTTTCAGGAACAGAATGGCTTCATATGCAGGTCGGGAGTGCCTTCAAAAGGGTGACATGA
- the LOC103981906 gene encoding transcription factor BHLH089 isoform X1, translating to MDPPPLMPQLPEMWRFPMVAAPPPSASGPRAGRTGGDASVAGSTVTEQSGRSRGRRRRGDPPPGRAAEDESSKLESTSSGDDLTDTEAKRLKTFKSTDENDDIKTEAEASLGISSKLADQNPQPPEAPKQDYIHVRARRGQATDSHSLAERARREKISERMKILQDLVPGCNKVIGKASVLDEIINYIQALQRQVEFLSMKLEAVNSHMDTAIEAFPPKDFNAQPYDTTSSLAFSSQATREYEQVSGTEWLHMQVGSAFKRVT from the exons ATGGATCCGCCGCCATTGATGCCGCAGCTGCCGGAGATGTGGCGGTTCCCGATGGTCGCGGCGCCGCCGCCCTCGGCATCGGGGCCCAGGGCTGGGCGGACGGGCGGCGACGCCTCTGTGGCGGGGTCCACGGTCACGGAGCAGAGCGGGCGGAGTAGGGGGCGGCGGCGACGGGGGGACCCTCCCCCCGGTCGCGCCGCCGAGGACGAGTCCTCCAAGCTTGAGTCTACCAGCAGCGGGGACGACCTG ACTGATACTGAGGCTAAACGTCTAAAGACCTTTAAGTCTACTGATGAAAATGACGATATAAAAACTGAGGCTGAGGCAAGTTTGGGCATCTCTAGCAAGCTAGCTGACCAAAATCCTCAACCTCCTGAGGCACCAAAGCAAGATTATATCCATGTGAGAGCCAGAAGAGGTCAAGCGACGGATAGTCACAGCCTGGCAGAAAGA GCAAGGAGAGAAAAGATAAGCGAGAGAATGAAGATTCTCCAGGATCTGGTGCCTGGTTGTAACAAG GTAATTGGTAAAGCATCGGTTCTTGATGAGATAATAAACTATATTCAGGCTCTACAGCGTCAGGTTGAG TTTTTATCTATGAAGCTAGAAGCTGTTAATTCCCATATGGACACTGCCATTGAGGCATTTCCTCCCAAAGAT tTTAATGCTCAGCCATATGATACTACCTCTAGTTTGGCATTCAGCTCGCAAGCAACAAGGGAATATGAGCAAGTTTCAGGAACAGAATGGCTTCATATGCAGGTCGGGAGTGCCTTCAAAAGGGTGACATGA
- the LOC135609072 gene encoding uncharacterized protein LOC135609072, whose translation MTVTLSTVNPLFPLPILFLLLASPTSSQPDCKSSCGSIPIHYPFGTGPGCGSPVFHPHVACDGDQLTFTTRTGSYPIQSVDYANQVLYITDPSMSTCSSTCRSDGFSLDWNAPFTFVDGDVFALLDCSTSPSSSSPLFAPNSTDGATPLCDTTNAPICALLYSCPAISQLNVPISTCCIYTPVTLGPTFEMDLKKLQCSSYSGIYSFNGDETSPGGWNFGVALKYRFSVDDGYPSACADCEKSNGVCGYTGKYNSFTCNCVNGMNSPINCYFASVSWSGGDKLDPLWMGFGLIYASWLVVWILL comes from the exons ATGACTGTGACTCTAAGCACTGTCAaccctctctttcctctccctattctcttcctcctcctcgcctcCCCCACATCCTCTCAGCCCGACTGCAAGAGCTCCTGCGGCTCCATCCCCATCCACTACCCCTTCGGCACCGGCCCCGGCTGCGGAAGCCCCGTGTTCCACCCCCACGTCGCCTGCGACGGCGATCAGCTTACCTTCACCACCCGCACCGGCTCCTACCCGATCCAGTCCGTCGACTACGCCAACCAGGTGCTCTACATCACCGACCCCTCCATGTCCACATGCTCGTCGACGTGCCGAAGCGACGGGTTCTCCCTCGACTGGAACGCGCCCTTCACCTTCGTCGACGGCGACGTCTTCGCCCTCCTCGACTGCTCCAcctccccctcttcctcctcccctctctTCGCGCCGAACAGCACCGACGGCGCCACGCCGCTGTGCGACACCACGAACGCGCCCATCTGCGCCCTCCTCTACTCGTGCCCGGCGATCAGCCAGCTCAACGTGCCCATCTCCACCTGCTGCATCTACACCCCGGTCACTCTCGGCCCCACcttcgagatggacctcaagaagcTGCAGTGCAGCTCCTACTCGGGCATCTACAGCTTCAACGGCGACGAGACGTCCCCCGGCGGCTGGAATTTCGGGGTGGCCCTCAAGTACCGGTTCAGCGTCGACGACGGCTACCCGAGTGCATGCGCCGACTGCGAGAAGAGCAACGGAGTCTGCGGGTACACGGGGAAGTACAACTCCTTCACCTGCAACTGCGTAAATGGCATGAACTCCCCCATCAACTGCTACTTCGCGTCGGTCTCATGGAGTGGTGGCGACAAGCTCGATCCATTGTGGATGG GATTTGGGTTGATCTATGCATCGTGGCTTGTGGTTTGGATCTTGCTGTAA